A section of the Lujinxingia sediminis genome encodes:
- a CDS encoding DUF3703 domain-containing protein, translating into MKLHTTMPSPLRPFFNHELASATLALAEERFAESWRHLERAHILGQAFPLEHSKAHWRMLRFGLHIKSWREVLGQIPRLLIGGVKSFVGTIPTGNTGGANVSALRPMPIPDDLKTLLNEHAGN; encoded by the coding sequence ATGAAACTCCACACCACCATGCCTTCTCCCCTTCGCCCCTTCTTCAACCACGAGCTCGCCAGCGCCACCCTCGCTCTGGCCGAAGAGCGCTTCGCCGAGAGTTGGCGCCACCTGGAACGCGCGCATATCCTGGGGCAGGCCTTCCCCCTGGAGCACTCAAAAGCTCACTGGCGCATGCTGCGCTTCGGGCTCCACATCAAGTCCTGGCGCGAAGTTCTGGGCCAGATCCCTCGCCTCCTCATCGGCGGCGTTAAATCCTTCGTGGGCACCATCCCCACCGGCAACACCGGCGGTGCCAACGTCTCCGCGCTGCGCCCGATGCCCATCCCCGACGATCTTAAAACACTGCTCAACGAGCATGCCGGCAACTGA
- a CDS encoding Ig-like domain-containing protein — MVKRGLYGLAALGMTASMVVPAVASADQVLVFGDASGSRTSVEVELRAQGHTVRSVATLPATLDGYDSIWSFYAFDELPASKHSALRAFVEGGGGLYLSGDHDGCCGANNDSVEAVINALTADGVQLGNQGTIDAPYVFSAVAPGGLTTTPNTLTTLGPGMPGGISQVPEENIFLRSAGNTPVGAAWTASDMVRGKGRAVVLMDVDWFRRSGANAFIENVQTFLCDDSDGDGVCAARDAFDAQPDAYSTLEDSSLDVVAPGVLGNDVYEGNRTKIAQLLSEPTHGQLVWNTDGSFSYSPDANFNGTDSFTYRATDGVKHTLPLTVTITVTPVNDAPFFVDPTPEDGTVFEVGEGELLEIQFLADDVDGELLTYSAGALPAGAQLYAMTGELMWSPTWEAAGSHEAVIWVNDGYLRDERTITLISTFLDNDEDGLPDTWELSVGLDPTTPDSDDDGISDGEEVGDDLANPIDTDEDEVIDALDDDSDGDGIPDSEEAGDSDLATPAIDSDNDGTPDFRSPDSDGDGVDDGDDNCRLVANADQLDTDDDGEGDACSDDKDGDGEDDAFDNCPLIANADQADLDDDGVGDVCDGDLDGDEVDNDDDNCPLIANADQADLDGDGIGDACDEDIDGDGLTNDEEDELGTDPENSDTDDDGYEDGEEVEQGTDPNDPHSFPGSWESLSGEGCSSTGSTPSSLAWVLAALGALGWRRRRAEKGC, encoded by the coding sequence ATGGTAAAACGAGGTCTCTATGGGCTGGCAGCCCTCGGGATGACGGCGTCGATGGTGGTGCCCGCGGTCGCGTCGGCGGATCAGGTGTTGGTCTTTGGGGACGCTAGTGGGTCCCGTACGTCTGTCGAGGTCGAGTTGAGGGCTCAGGGTCATACGGTGAGAAGCGTGGCCACGCTGCCGGCAACTCTCGATGGGTACGACTCGATCTGGTCGTTCTACGCGTTCGATGAATTGCCAGCCTCCAAGCATTCTGCGCTTCGGGCCTTTGTGGAGGGGGGCGGCGGACTCTACCTGAGCGGGGATCATGATGGCTGCTGTGGGGCGAACAACGACTCGGTTGAGGCGGTCATCAACGCCCTTACTGCCGATGGTGTTCAGCTGGGCAATCAGGGGACTATCGATGCCCCCTATGTTTTCAGCGCGGTAGCGCCCGGAGGGCTTACGACGACTCCAAACACCCTCACGACACTGGGACCGGGTATGCCCGGAGGCATATCTCAGGTTCCTGAGGAAAACATCTTTCTTCGGAGCGCCGGAAACACTCCGGTAGGAGCGGCCTGGACCGCCTCGGATATGGTGAGGGGTAAGGGGCGCGCGGTCGTACTGATGGACGTGGACTGGTTTCGCCGGAGCGGTGCCAACGCGTTTATCGAGAATGTTCAGACCTTTTTATGCGATGACAGCGACGGCGACGGCGTCTGTGCTGCGCGCGATGCTTTTGACGCTCAGCCCGATGCCTACAGCACCCTTGAGGATTCGTCGCTCGACGTGGTCGCGCCCGGGGTGTTGGGCAATGACGTGTATGAAGGCAACAGAACGAAGATCGCGCAGCTCTTGAGCGAACCGACCCACGGTCAGCTCGTGTGGAACACCGATGGTTCGTTCAGCTACTCGCCCGACGCGAACTTCAACGGCACTGATTCGTTCACCTACCGGGCGACGGACGGGGTGAAACACACATTGCCGCTGACGGTGACGATCACGGTGACGCCGGTCAACGACGCGCCCTTCTTTGTGGACCCCACCCCCGAAGACGGCACGGTGTTTGAGGTTGGCGAGGGCGAGCTGCTGGAGATTCAGTTTCTGGCCGACGATGTGGACGGCGAGTTGCTGACCTACAGCGCCGGGGCTCTTCCCGCGGGGGCGCAGCTCTATGCGATGACTGGCGAGCTGATGTGGTCGCCGACCTGGGAGGCGGCTGGAAGTCACGAGGCGGTGATCTGGGTGAACGATGGCTATCTCAGAGATGAGCGCACCATCACGCTGATCTCCACCTTCCTGGATAACGATGAGGATGGCCTCCCCGACACCTGGGAGCTCTCGGTGGGGCTTGATCCGACGACTCCCGACAGCGACGACGACGGCATCTCCGATGGCGAGGAGGTGGGAGACGATCTGGCGAACCCCATCGACACCGATGAGGATGAGGTGATCGACGCGCTTGATGACGACAGCGACGGCGACGGCATCCCCGACAGCGAAGAAGCCGGCGACAGCGACCTGGCCACGCCCGCGATCGATAGCGATAACGACGGCACGCCCGACTTCCGCTCGCCAGATAGCGACGGCGACGGCGTCGACGACGGCGATGATAACTGCCGCCTGGTGGCCAACGCCGATCAGCTCGACACCGATGATGACGGCGAGGGCGACGCCTGCTCCGACGATAAGGATGGCGACGGCGAGGACGATGCCTTCGACAACTGCCCGCTCATCGCCAACGCCGACCAGGCCGACCTCGACGACGATGGCGTGGGCGATGTGTGCGACGGTGACCTCGATGGCGATGAGGTCGATAACGACGACGACAACTGCCCGCTTATCGCCAACGCCGATCAGGCCGACCTCGACGGCGACGGCATCGGCGACGCCTGCGACGAGGACATCGACGGCGATGGTCTGACCAACGACGAAGAAGACGAGCTGGGCACCGACCCGGAGAATTCTGACACCGATGACGATGGCTATGAGGATGGTGAGGAGGTCGAGCAGGGAACCGACCCCAACGATCCTCATAGCTTCCCGGGAAGCTGGGAGTCGCTTTCTGGCGAGGGCTGCTCCTCGACGGGTTCGACGCCCTCAAGCCTTGCGTGGGTTCTGGCGGCGCTGGGTGCGCTGGGTTGGCGTCGGCGCCGCGCTGAGAAGGGCTGCTAA
- the rtcR gene encoding RNA repair transcriptional activator RtcR: protein MSVRKPTVVLGLLGSQLDRGFAPIRWERWRPSVGICQQDDLLIDRFELLCQPGDRKLARQVRDDIAQCSPSTEVVLRELPLNDPWDFEEVFGALHDFSRAYPFEDDEDYLLHLTTGTHVAQICMFLLAESRHLPARLLQSSPRKKGPMRAAGGWRLIDLDLSRYDRLAARFAREQHEATTLLKGGIATRNATFNALIANIEIVAQRSREPMLLTGPTGAGKTQLARRIYDLKKQRRQIHGPFVPINCATLRGDGAMSALFGHRRGAFTGAVAARQGLLKRADGGVVFLDEIAELGTDEQAMLLRALETGRFLPVGADEEIESDFVLIAGTNADLLREVQRGGFRADLLARLNLWSFELPGLAARREDIEPNLDYELEAFAERHGERVRINLEARRRYLDFAHRDEATWTANFRDLNASVIRMATLAHAGVIDEVVVTDEIERLRVRWGLAPASALAEQARPGVGHTTLSASALAEQARPGVGQTSLSASALAEQARPGVGHTTVEKVGRSAAMGGVNDVLSELGVGDIDDFDAAQLRHVITICRRCASLSEAGRELFAHSRTLRKSRNDADRLRKYLQKFGLDFDAITR from the coding sequence ATGAGCGTCCGAAAACCCACCGTTGTGCTCGGCCTTCTGGGCTCCCAGCTCGATCGCGGCTTTGCGCCAATCCGCTGGGAGCGCTGGCGACCCTCGGTGGGGATCTGCCAGCAGGACGACCTGCTCATCGACCGTTTTGAGCTCCTCTGCCAGCCCGGCGATCGCAAGCTCGCCAGACAGGTCCGTGACGACATCGCGCAATGCTCGCCATCGACCGAGGTCGTGCTGCGTGAGCTTCCTCTCAACGATCCCTGGGATTTTGAAGAAGTGTTTGGCGCGCTCCACGACTTCAGCCGCGCCTACCCCTTTGAGGATGACGAAGACTACCTGCTGCACCTGACCACGGGCACCCACGTCGCCCAGATCTGCATGTTTCTCCTGGCCGAATCGCGCCACCTCCCCGCTCGTCTCTTACAGAGTTCGCCGCGTAAAAAGGGTCCGATGCGGGCCGCCGGGGGCTGGCGGCTCATCGACCTGGATCTCTCGCGCTACGACCGGCTGGCCGCCCGCTTTGCACGCGAGCAGCACGAGGCGACCACCCTGCTCAAAGGGGGCATCGCCACACGTAACGCGACGTTTAACGCGCTGATCGCAAACATCGAAATCGTCGCCCAGCGCTCCCGCGAGCCGATGCTGCTCACAGGCCCCACCGGCGCGGGCAAGACGCAGCTGGCGCGGCGCATCTACGATCTCAAAAAACAACGCCGCCAGATCCATGGCCCCTTTGTGCCCATCAACTGCGCCACATTACGTGGTGACGGCGCGATGAGCGCGCTCTTTGGTCACCGCCGCGGGGCGTTCACCGGCGCGGTAGCCGCCCGCCAGGGCTTGCTCAAGCGCGCCGACGGCGGGGTGGTCTTCCTCGACGAGATCGCCGAGCTGGGCACCGACGAGCAGGCCATGCTATTGCGCGCGCTGGAAACCGGCCGCTTTTTGCCGGTGGGCGCCGACGAGGAGATCGAGAGCGACTTTGTGCTCATCGCCGGCACCAACGCCGATCTTCTCCGTGAGGTGCAGCGCGGAGGCTTTCGCGCCGACCTCCTCGCCCGCCTCAACCTCTGGAGCTTCGAGCTGCCGGGGCTGGCCGCGCGCCGTGAAGACATCGAGCCCAACCTCGACTACGAGCTCGAAGCCTTTGCCGAACGCCATGGCGAGCGCGTGCGCATCAACCTGGAGGCACGCCGGCGCTACCTCGACTTCGCACACCGCGACGAGGCCACCTGGACGGCAAATTTTCGCGACTTAAACGCCTCGGTGATCCGCATGGCCACCCTGGCCCACGCCGGGGTGATCGATGAGGTGGTGGTGACCGACGAGATCGAGAGATTGCGCGTGCGCTGGGGCCTGGCACCCGCGAGCGCCCTCGCCGAACAGGCACGTCCGGGGGTCGGACATACCACGCTCAGCGCGAGCGCCCTCGCCGAACAGGCACGTCCGGGGGTCGGACAGACCTCGCTCAGCGCGAGCGCCCTCGCCGAACAGGCACGTCCGGGGGTCGGACACACCACGGTTGAGAAGGTCGGTCGGAGCGCGGCGATGGGAGGAGTTAACGATGTGCTCTCGGAGCTGGGAGTGGGCGACATCGACGACTTCGACGCCGCGCAACTTCGGCATGTCATCACGATCTGTCGCCGATGCGCATCGCTCTCGGAGGCCGGTCGCGAGCTCTTTGCCCACTCCCGAACCCTTCGCAAATCGCGAAACGACGCCGACCGCCTGCGCAAATACCTCCAGAAGTTCGGGCTCGACTTCGATGCTATCACCCGATGA
- the rtcA gene encoding RNA 3'-terminal phosphate cyclase, giving the protein MTTIHTPDPILIDGSAGEGGGQMLRSALTMAMLTGRPFAMEKIRAGRRRSGLLRQHLTCVRAATAICNAEVEGATLGSQSLRFTPGDLQGGDFRFEVGSAGSAMLVLQTVLLPLALGGQPATLSISGGTHNPAAPPFEFIARTYLKVLREAGLSIEAELRRPGFMPAGGGEVFVRFSSTHDRPGVVQDPHTYEAIAPSPALNLRARGALLDASLEALIAHIPTSIAEREIATFLSAAPPLPDPTLGWSSKVLRHDASPGPGNALIATLNFEHVSEVFFIPGQKGVSAEAVAERLADELRTYLGHDAPVGEHLTDQLLVVLAALGRGRFRCGPLSSHARTQLELLPRFTGREFEVSARGDGTFDLGLESE; this is encoded by the coding sequence ATGACGACGATTCACACCCCTGACCCCATCCTCATCGATGGCAGCGCTGGCGAGGGGGGCGGCCAGATGCTGCGCAGCGCGCTGACGATGGCGATGCTCACCGGCCGTCCCTTCGCGATGGAGAAGATCCGCGCCGGCCGACGTCGAAGCGGCCTCTTGCGCCAGCACCTGACCTGCGTGCGGGCCGCCACAGCGATCTGCAACGCCGAGGTGGAGGGCGCGACCCTGGGCAGCCAATCCCTGCGTTTTACGCCGGGCGACCTCCAGGGTGGCGACTTCCGCTTTGAGGTGGGCTCGGCCGGCAGCGCCATGCTGGTCTTGCAAACGGTGCTCCTTCCCCTGGCCCTCGGGGGGCAGCCCGCCACGCTGAGCATCAGCGGGGGCACGCATAACCCGGCCGCGCCTCCCTTCGAGTTTATCGCCCGAACCTACCTGAAGGTGCTGCGCGAGGCCGGCCTCTCCATCGAGGCCGAGCTGCGCCGCCCGGGCTTTATGCCGGCCGGCGGCGGCGAGGTTTTTGTTCGGTTTTCGTCGACCCATGACCGACCCGGGGTCGTGCAAGACCCGCATACATACGAGGCGATCGCCCCCTCACCTGCCCTCAACCTGAGGGCGCGCGGCGCTCTTCTCGACGCCTCCCTTGAGGCGCTGATCGCCCATATCCCCACCTCCATCGCCGAGCGGGAGATCGCGACCTTTTTGAGCGCCGCGCCTCCCCTGCCCGACCCCACCCTCGGGTGGAGCAGCAAAGTGCTCCGACACGACGCAAGCCCCGGGCCGGGTAACGCACTTATCGCCACGTTGAACTTCGAGCACGTCAGCGAGGTGTTTTTTATACCGGGTCAAAAAGGCGTGAGCGCCGAGGCGGTCGCCGAGCGCCTGGCCGACGAGCTTCGCACCTACCTCGGGCACGACGCCCCGGTGGGCGAACACCTCACCGACCAGCTCCTCGTCGTGCTGGCGGCGCTGGGTCGCGGGCGCTTTCGCTGCGGGCCGCTGAGCTCGCACGCCCGCACCCAACTTGAGCTGCTGCCGCGTTTCACGGGCCGCGAGTTCGAGGTGAGCGCGCGCGGCGATGGCACCTTCGACCTTGGCCTGGAGTCGGAATGA